CAGATACACCAGAAAACATAGATCTCATCATAACAAAAATGCCTCCTTTTTTTGAACCGCTAAATTCCTTCGTTCATTCAGGAATTATCAGCCTCCTCAAAAGAGGTCCGGCTAGACTATAACGGCTCCATCAATATTTGTAATAATATTTTCCTTTAAATTGTCTTTATCAATCACTGTTATTACAGTATGGTTTTTTACACTCACTATGAAAGCCTTATCCTGCATGATTATAAGTGAATCACTAACACCCTTGTTTTTCGCTTTATTTACCGCATTTTCTATCTTGTCTATATCGCTACGGGTTAACTTTATCTGTCTCATATTCATCCTTTCGATGGAATGCTTGGAAAACTTTATCCCTTCTTTATTAGACGAAGATAATTGTTTTAATATGTCTTTAAATGATGTGTCAGCCGACTTGCTTTTATCTTTATAAGTTTTATGTATAAAAGTTTTCCCTGTAGTTATTATATTGGGTTTTATATATGTTTTATCATGCATCGGACTCATCACCCTGATTTATCACTTGTTTTATATCTTCAACAGGGACATCTACTCCGTCTACTTCCACATAATAATAACCATCATTGGTTATTTTAGCACTATTTACTATAC
The nucleotide sequence above comes from Clostridia bacterium. Encoded proteins:
- a CDS encoding flagellar protein; amino-acid sequence: MHDKTYIKPNIITTGKTFIHKTYKDKSKSADTSFKDILKQLSSSNKEGIKFSKHSIERMNMRQIKLTRSDIDKIENAVNKAKNKGVSDSLIIMQDKAFIVSVKNHTVITVIDKDNLKENIITNIDGAVIV